A stretch of Prunus dulcis chromosome 6, ALMONDv2, whole genome shotgun sequence DNA encodes these proteins:
- the LOC117632126 gene encoding uncharacterized protein LOC117632126 isoform X2: MTREGMGSQNPTNSERLRTSWTLPMERYFIDLMLDQVHRGNRMGHTFNKQAWNDMLVMFNANFGSPYDVNILKSHYTSLWKQFNDIKNLLDQNGFSWDNTQQMVIADRYAWDAYVKVHPDAQFYRNKALMTFNDLCLIYAHTKADGRYSLSSHDIDFDDDIHCMADGVGMNSPTLAPGTGLVPRPASKVQTNTDWKPPMDRFFLKLMLDQLGKGSKINNSFKKQAWKDMVTLFNAKFGSQYRKSFLKELYKKLLKYFTDVRSILAIKGFYWDEKEQMIVADDDVWDNYIKALPDARLYRKKPLLNYQDLNLIYGNEISNVLRSHLHQGTNSEDDILQYMMGEEREGHSVYGNGHFSFEDLDSEGQVLMIEGEESEDNQIHGNDDFSRTDWTPPMDRFLIDLMLKQLQKVNKIDYSFDDQAWMDVLVLFKERFGLQQDKDLLRRRYKSLEKQYHDTKDLLDQRGFWWDDTQQMVTAYDDIWDAYIKEHPDAESYRTKSKPNYNDLCLIYGKSKSGERLNQSGQAMGCNGDAKYNHSYHCRTDWRPPMDRYFIDLMLEQVRNGSMVNSKFSRLAWTEMVSKFRAEFGFQHDKDVLKSRFFNLRKQFNGMKALLDESGFAWDEMQHMVTADDHLWDAHVKEHPDARSYRNRALPNFNDLYLIYGDGDIFKRESISSHTMDDDLGVNLGDETQRTISSEDDVWEACIKEHPYPIACANRILNSYNDLTKIYSNRDCDGRSSCFGRNVEKMEKMGFNMMFGDSPAMEYEISDQQKKRKPAASSTSASKRAQRIIKEEIQEPLDEKPHIVKGLVGDEEDKDCCSIERIVAALETVPGIDDELFLEASLILEDDKKAKMFVAMDVAARKKWLYRKLRR; the protein is encoded by the exons ATGACTAG GGAGGGGATGGGCAGccaaaacccaacaaacaGTGAGCGTTTAAGGACGAGTTGGACCCTACCTATGGAACGCTATTTTATTGATCTTATGTTAGATCAGGTTCATAGGGGGAATAGGATGGGCCATACATTCAATAAACAAGCTTGGAATGACATGTTGGTCATGTTTAACGCCAATTTTGGGTCTCCCTATGATGTAAATATCTTGAAAAGTCATTACACTAGTCTGTGGAAGCAATTCAACGATATAAAGAATCTTCTCGATCAGAATGGGTTTTCGTGGGATAACACTCAGCAAATGGTGATTGCTGATAGATATGCTTGGGATGCCTATGTCAAG GTTCATCCAGATGCACAGTTCTACAGGAACAAAGCTTTGATGACCTTCAATGATTTGTGTTTGATATATGCGCATACCAAGGCAGATGGAAGATACAGCCTTTCAAGTCATGATATAGATTTCGACGATGACATTCATTGTATGGCTGACG GTGTTGGAATGAATAGCCCTACCCTTGCCCCTGGCACTGGCCTTGTTCCTCGCCCTGCAAGTAAAGTGCAAACAAATACAGATTGGAAACCACCCATGGACCGATTTTTTCTGAAGCTTATGCTGGACCAACTGGGAAAAGGAAGTAAGATCAATAATTCATTCAAGAAACAGGCTTGGAAAGACATGGTCACATTGTTCAACGCAAAGTTTGGTTCTCAATATAggaaaagtttcttaaaagagCTTTATAAGAAACTGTTGAAGTACTTTACTGATGTCAGAAGCATTCTTGCAATTAAAGGATTTTATTGGGACGAAAAAGAACAAATGATAGTGGCTGATGATGATGTTTGGGATAATTACATCAAG GCACTTCCAGATGCACGTCTATATAGGAAGAAGCCCTTGCTGAACTATCAAGATTTGAACTTGATATATGGAAATGAAATTAGCAATGTACTTCGTAGTCATTTGCATCAAGGCACAAATTCTGAAGATGACATCTTACAGTACATGATGG GTGAAGAGAGGGAGGGCCATTCTGTTTATGGTAATGGTCATTTTTCCTTCGAGGATCTTGACAGTGAAGGCCAAGTTTTAATGATAG AAGGGGAAGAGTCAGAAGACAATCAGATCCATGGAAATGATGATTTTTCAAGGACAGATTGGACACCTCCAATGGACCGTTTTCTGATTGACCTCATGCTGAAGCAACTGCAGAAAGTGAATAAGATTGATTACTCTTTTGACGACCAAGCATGGATGGATGTGCTTGTGCTGTTCAAGGAAAGATTTGGGTTACAACAAGACAAAGATCTCTTGAGGAGGCGCTACAAAAGTTTAGAGAAGCAATACCATGATACAAAAGATCTTCTTGACCAGAGAGGGTTTTGGTGGGATGATACACAGCAAATGGTCACAGCGTATGATGACATTTGGGATGCTTATATTAAG GAACACCCAGATGCGGAATCATACAGAACCAAATCCAAGCCAAACTATAATGATTTGTGCTTGATTTATGGAAAGTCAAAATCTGGTGAAAGGCTCAACCAATCAGGTCAAGCTATGGGCTGTAATGGTGATG CCAAGTATAACCATAGCTATCACTGTAGAACTGATTGGAGACCTCCAATGGATCGATATTTCATTGATCTAATGTTGGAGCAAGTTCGCAATGGAAGTATGGTTAACTCTAAATTCAGCAGACTAGCCTGGACTGAAATGGTTTCAAAGTTCAGAGCAGAATTTGGTTTCCAGCATGACAAAGATGTTTTGAAAAGtcgtttttttaatttgaggAAACAATTCAATGGCATGAAAGCTCTACTTGACGAGAGTGGGTTTGCTTGGGATGAAATGCAACATATGGTAACTGCTGATGATCATCTTTGGGATGCTCATGTCAAG GAACACCCTGATGCACGATCATACCGCAATAGAGCTCTCCCAAATTTCAATGATTTGTACTTGATATATGGAGATGGAGACATTTTTAAAAGGGAGAGTATTTCAAGTCACACTATGGATGATGATCTGGGAGTTAATCTTG GGGATGAAACTCAGCGAACAATATCTTCGGAAGATGATGTATGGGAAGCTTGTATCAAG GAGCATCCATATCCAATTGCATGTGCAAATAGAATCTTGAACAGTTATAATGATTTGACAAAAATATACAGCAACAGAGACTGTGATGGAAGATCAAGTTGTTTCGGTAGGAACGTggagaaaatggagaaaatggGATTCAATATGATGTTTGGTGATTCCCCAGCCATGGAGTATGAAATATCTGATCAGCAAAAGAAGCGAAAACCAGCAGCTTCATCCACCTCAGCTAGTAAAAGAGCCCAAAGAATCATCAAGGAGGAGATACAAGAACCCTTGGATGAGAAACCACATATAGTAAAAGGGTTGGTCGGTGATGAAGAGGACAAAGACTGCTGCTCAATAGAACGCATTGTTGCTGCACTTGAAACTGTACCTGGCATAGATGATGAGCTCTTCTTGGAAGCTTCTCTAATTCTAGAAGATGATAAGAAAGCCAAGATGTTTGTGGCAATGGATGTTGCAGCTCGAAAGAAGTGGCTATACAGAAAACTTCGCCGGTAG
- the LOC117632126 gene encoding uncharacterized protein LOC117632126 isoform X3: MTREGMGSQNPTNSERLRTSWTLPMERYFIDLMLDQVHRGNRMGHTFNKQAWNDMLVMFNANFGSPYDVNILKSHYTSLWKQFNDIKNLLDQNGFSWDNTQQMVIADRYAWDAYVKVHPDAQFYRNKALMTFNDLCLIYAHTKADGRYSLSSHDIDFDDDIHCMADGVGMNSPTLAPGTGLVPRPASKVQTNTDWKPPMDRFFLKLMLDQLGKGSKINNSFKKQAWKDMVTLFNAKFGSQYRKSFLKELYKKLLKYFTDVRSILAIKGFYWDEKEQMIVADDDVWDNYIKALPDARLYRKKPLLNYQDLNLIYGNEISNVLRSHLHQGTNSEDDILQYMMGEEREGHSVYGNGHFSFEDLDSEGQVLMIGEESEDNQIHGNDDFSRTDWTPPMDRFLIDLMLKQLQKVNKIDYSFDDQAWMDVLVLFKERFGLQQDKDLLRRRYKSLEKQYHDTKDLLDQRGFWWDDTQQMVTAYDDIWDAYIKEHPDAESYRTKSKPNYNDLCLIYGKSKSGERLNQSGQAMGCNGDAAKYNHSYHCRTDWRPPMDRYFIDLMLEQVRNGSMVNSKFSRLAWTEMVSKFRAEFGFQHDKDVLKSRFFNLRKQFNGMKALLDESGFAWDEMQHMVTADDHLWDAHVKEHPDARSYRNRALPNFNDLYLIYGDGDIFKRESISSHTMDDDLGVNLGDETQRTISSEDDVWEACIKEHPYPIACANRILNSYNDLTKIYSNRDCDGRSSCFGRNVEKMEKMGFNMMFGDSPAMEYEISDQQKKRKPAASSTSASKRAQRIIKEEIQEPLDEKPHIVKGLVGDEEDKDCCSIERIVAALETVPGIDDELFLEASLILEDDKKAKMFVAMDVAARKKWLYRKLRR; this comes from the exons ATGACTAG GGAGGGGATGGGCAGccaaaacccaacaaacaGTGAGCGTTTAAGGACGAGTTGGACCCTACCTATGGAACGCTATTTTATTGATCTTATGTTAGATCAGGTTCATAGGGGGAATAGGATGGGCCATACATTCAATAAACAAGCTTGGAATGACATGTTGGTCATGTTTAACGCCAATTTTGGGTCTCCCTATGATGTAAATATCTTGAAAAGTCATTACACTAGTCTGTGGAAGCAATTCAACGATATAAAGAATCTTCTCGATCAGAATGGGTTTTCGTGGGATAACACTCAGCAAATGGTGATTGCTGATAGATATGCTTGGGATGCCTATGTCAAG GTTCATCCAGATGCACAGTTCTACAGGAACAAAGCTTTGATGACCTTCAATGATTTGTGTTTGATATATGCGCATACCAAGGCAGATGGAAGATACAGCCTTTCAAGTCATGATATAGATTTCGACGATGACATTCATTGTATGGCTGACG GTGTTGGAATGAATAGCCCTACCCTTGCCCCTGGCACTGGCCTTGTTCCTCGCCCTGCAAGTAAAGTGCAAACAAATACAGATTGGAAACCACCCATGGACCGATTTTTTCTGAAGCTTATGCTGGACCAACTGGGAAAAGGAAGTAAGATCAATAATTCATTCAAGAAACAGGCTTGGAAAGACATGGTCACATTGTTCAACGCAAAGTTTGGTTCTCAATATAggaaaagtttcttaaaagagCTTTATAAGAAACTGTTGAAGTACTTTACTGATGTCAGAAGCATTCTTGCAATTAAAGGATTTTATTGGGACGAAAAAGAACAAATGATAGTGGCTGATGATGATGTTTGGGATAATTACATCAAG GCACTTCCAGATGCACGTCTATATAGGAAGAAGCCCTTGCTGAACTATCAAGATTTGAACTTGATATATGGAAATGAAATTAGCAATGTACTTCGTAGTCATTTGCATCAAGGCACAAATTCTGAAGATGACATCTTACAGTACATGATGG GTGAAGAGAGGGAGGGCCATTCTGTTTATGGTAATGGTCATTTTTCCTTCGAGGATCTTGACAGTGAAGGCCAAGTTTTAATGATAG GGGAAGAGTCAGAAGACAATCAGATCCATGGAAATGATGATTTTTCAAGGACAGATTGGACACCTCCAATGGACCGTTTTCTGATTGACCTCATGCTGAAGCAACTGCAGAAAGTGAATAAGATTGATTACTCTTTTGACGACCAAGCATGGATGGATGTGCTTGTGCTGTTCAAGGAAAGATTTGGGTTACAACAAGACAAAGATCTCTTGAGGAGGCGCTACAAAAGTTTAGAGAAGCAATACCATGATACAAAAGATCTTCTTGACCAGAGAGGGTTTTGGTGGGATGATACACAGCAAATGGTCACAGCGTATGATGACATTTGGGATGCTTATATTAAG GAACACCCAGATGCGGAATCATACAGAACCAAATCCAAGCCAAACTATAATGATTTGTGCTTGATTTATGGAAAGTCAAAATCTGGTGAAAGGCTCAACCAATCAGGTCAAGCTATGGGCTGTAATGGTGATG CAGCCAAGTATAACCATAGCTATCACTGTAGAACTGATTGGAGACCTCCAATGGATCGATATTTCATTGATCTAATGTTGGAGCAAGTTCGCAATGGAAGTATGGTTAACTCTAAATTCAGCAGACTAGCCTGGACTGAAATGGTTTCAAAGTTCAGAGCAGAATTTGGTTTCCAGCATGACAAAGATGTTTTGAAAAGtcgtttttttaatttgaggAAACAATTCAATGGCATGAAAGCTCTACTTGACGAGAGTGGGTTTGCTTGGGATGAAATGCAACATATGGTAACTGCTGATGATCATCTTTGGGATGCTCATGTCAAG GAACACCCTGATGCACGATCATACCGCAATAGAGCTCTCCCAAATTTCAATGATTTGTACTTGATATATGGAGATGGAGACATTTTTAAAAGGGAGAGTATTTCAAGTCACACTATGGATGATGATCTGGGAGTTAATCTTG GGGATGAAACTCAGCGAACAATATCTTCGGAAGATGATGTATGGGAAGCTTGTATCAAG GAGCATCCATATCCAATTGCATGTGCAAATAGAATCTTGAACAGTTATAATGATTTGACAAAAATATACAGCAACAGAGACTGTGATGGAAGATCAAGTTGTTTCGGTAGGAACGTggagaaaatggagaaaatggGATTCAATATGATGTTTGGTGATTCCCCAGCCATGGAGTATGAAATATCTGATCAGCAAAAGAAGCGAAAACCAGCAGCTTCATCCACCTCAGCTAGTAAAAGAGCCCAAAGAATCATCAAGGAGGAGATACAAGAACCCTTGGATGAGAAACCACATATAGTAAAAGGGTTGGTCGGTGATGAAGAGGACAAAGACTGCTGCTCAATAGAACGCATTGTTGCTGCACTTGAAACTGTACCTGGCATAGATGATGAGCTCTTCTTGGAAGCTTCTCTAATTCTAGAAGATGATAAGAAAGCCAAGATGTTTGTGGCAATGGATGTTGCAGCTCGAAAGAAGTGGCTATACAGAAAACTTCGCCGGTAG
- the LOC117632126 gene encoding uncharacterized protein LOC117632126 isoform X1 — MTREGMGSQNPTNSERLRTSWTLPMERYFIDLMLDQVHRGNRMGHTFNKQAWNDMLVMFNANFGSPYDVNILKSHYTSLWKQFNDIKNLLDQNGFSWDNTQQMVIADRYAWDAYVKVHPDAQFYRNKALMTFNDLCLIYAHTKADGRYSLSSHDIDFDDDIHCMADGVGMNSPTLAPGTGLVPRPASKVQTNTDWKPPMDRFFLKLMLDQLGKGSKINNSFKKQAWKDMVTLFNAKFGSQYRKSFLKELYKKLLKYFTDVRSILAIKGFYWDEKEQMIVADDDVWDNYIKALPDARLYRKKPLLNYQDLNLIYGNEISNVLRSHLHQGTNSEDDILQYMMGEEREGHSVYGNGHFSFEDLDSEGQVLMIEGEESEDNQIHGNDDFSRTDWTPPMDRFLIDLMLKQLQKVNKIDYSFDDQAWMDVLVLFKERFGLQQDKDLLRRRYKSLEKQYHDTKDLLDQRGFWWDDTQQMVTAYDDIWDAYIKEHPDAESYRTKSKPNYNDLCLIYGKSKSGERLNQSGQAMGCNGDAAKYNHSYHCRTDWRPPMDRYFIDLMLEQVRNGSMVNSKFSRLAWTEMVSKFRAEFGFQHDKDVLKSRFFNLRKQFNGMKALLDESGFAWDEMQHMVTADDHLWDAHVKEHPDARSYRNRALPNFNDLYLIYGDGDIFKRESISSHTMDDDLGVNLGDETQRTISSEDDVWEACIKEHPYPIACANRILNSYNDLTKIYSNRDCDGRSSCFGRNVEKMEKMGFNMMFGDSPAMEYEISDQQKKRKPAASSTSASKRAQRIIKEEIQEPLDEKPHIVKGLVGDEEDKDCCSIERIVAALETVPGIDDELFLEASLILEDDKKAKMFVAMDVAARKKWLYRKLRR; from the exons ATGACTAG GGAGGGGATGGGCAGccaaaacccaacaaacaGTGAGCGTTTAAGGACGAGTTGGACCCTACCTATGGAACGCTATTTTATTGATCTTATGTTAGATCAGGTTCATAGGGGGAATAGGATGGGCCATACATTCAATAAACAAGCTTGGAATGACATGTTGGTCATGTTTAACGCCAATTTTGGGTCTCCCTATGATGTAAATATCTTGAAAAGTCATTACACTAGTCTGTGGAAGCAATTCAACGATATAAAGAATCTTCTCGATCAGAATGGGTTTTCGTGGGATAACACTCAGCAAATGGTGATTGCTGATAGATATGCTTGGGATGCCTATGTCAAG GTTCATCCAGATGCACAGTTCTACAGGAACAAAGCTTTGATGACCTTCAATGATTTGTGTTTGATATATGCGCATACCAAGGCAGATGGAAGATACAGCCTTTCAAGTCATGATATAGATTTCGACGATGACATTCATTGTATGGCTGACG GTGTTGGAATGAATAGCCCTACCCTTGCCCCTGGCACTGGCCTTGTTCCTCGCCCTGCAAGTAAAGTGCAAACAAATACAGATTGGAAACCACCCATGGACCGATTTTTTCTGAAGCTTATGCTGGACCAACTGGGAAAAGGAAGTAAGATCAATAATTCATTCAAGAAACAGGCTTGGAAAGACATGGTCACATTGTTCAACGCAAAGTTTGGTTCTCAATATAggaaaagtttcttaaaagagCTTTATAAGAAACTGTTGAAGTACTTTACTGATGTCAGAAGCATTCTTGCAATTAAAGGATTTTATTGGGACGAAAAAGAACAAATGATAGTGGCTGATGATGATGTTTGGGATAATTACATCAAG GCACTTCCAGATGCACGTCTATATAGGAAGAAGCCCTTGCTGAACTATCAAGATTTGAACTTGATATATGGAAATGAAATTAGCAATGTACTTCGTAGTCATTTGCATCAAGGCACAAATTCTGAAGATGACATCTTACAGTACATGATGG GTGAAGAGAGGGAGGGCCATTCTGTTTATGGTAATGGTCATTTTTCCTTCGAGGATCTTGACAGTGAAGGCCAAGTTTTAATGATAG AAGGGGAAGAGTCAGAAGACAATCAGATCCATGGAAATGATGATTTTTCAAGGACAGATTGGACACCTCCAATGGACCGTTTTCTGATTGACCTCATGCTGAAGCAACTGCAGAAAGTGAATAAGATTGATTACTCTTTTGACGACCAAGCATGGATGGATGTGCTTGTGCTGTTCAAGGAAAGATTTGGGTTACAACAAGACAAAGATCTCTTGAGGAGGCGCTACAAAAGTTTAGAGAAGCAATACCATGATACAAAAGATCTTCTTGACCAGAGAGGGTTTTGGTGGGATGATACACAGCAAATGGTCACAGCGTATGATGACATTTGGGATGCTTATATTAAG GAACACCCAGATGCGGAATCATACAGAACCAAATCCAAGCCAAACTATAATGATTTGTGCTTGATTTATGGAAAGTCAAAATCTGGTGAAAGGCTCAACCAATCAGGTCAAGCTATGGGCTGTAATGGTGATG CAGCCAAGTATAACCATAGCTATCACTGTAGAACTGATTGGAGACCTCCAATGGATCGATATTTCATTGATCTAATGTTGGAGCAAGTTCGCAATGGAAGTATGGTTAACTCTAAATTCAGCAGACTAGCCTGGACTGAAATGGTTTCAAAGTTCAGAGCAGAATTTGGTTTCCAGCATGACAAAGATGTTTTGAAAAGtcgtttttttaatttgaggAAACAATTCAATGGCATGAAAGCTCTACTTGACGAGAGTGGGTTTGCTTGGGATGAAATGCAACATATGGTAACTGCTGATGATCATCTTTGGGATGCTCATGTCAAG GAACACCCTGATGCACGATCATACCGCAATAGAGCTCTCCCAAATTTCAATGATTTGTACTTGATATATGGAGATGGAGACATTTTTAAAAGGGAGAGTATTTCAAGTCACACTATGGATGATGATCTGGGAGTTAATCTTG GGGATGAAACTCAGCGAACAATATCTTCGGAAGATGATGTATGGGAAGCTTGTATCAAG GAGCATCCATATCCAATTGCATGTGCAAATAGAATCTTGAACAGTTATAATGATTTGACAAAAATATACAGCAACAGAGACTGTGATGGAAGATCAAGTTGTTTCGGTAGGAACGTggagaaaatggagaaaatggGATTCAATATGATGTTTGGTGATTCCCCAGCCATGGAGTATGAAATATCTGATCAGCAAAAGAAGCGAAAACCAGCAGCTTCATCCACCTCAGCTAGTAAAAGAGCCCAAAGAATCATCAAGGAGGAGATACAAGAACCCTTGGATGAGAAACCACATATAGTAAAAGGGTTGGTCGGTGATGAAGAGGACAAAGACTGCTGCTCAATAGAACGCATTGTTGCTGCACTTGAAACTGTACCTGGCATAGATGATGAGCTCTTCTTGGAAGCTTCTCTAATTCTAGAAGATGATAAGAAAGCCAAGATGTTTGTGGCAATGGATGTTGCAGCTCGAAAGAAGTGGCTATACAGAAAACTTCGCCGGTAG
- the LOC117632126 gene encoding uncharacterized protein LOC117632126 isoform X4, translating into MTREGMGSQNPTNSERLRTSWTLPMERYFIDLMLDQVHRGNRMGHTFNKQAWNDMLVMFNANFGSPYDVNILKSHYTSLWKQFNDIKNLLDQNGFSWDNTQQMVIADRYAWDAYVKVHPDAQFYRNKALMTFNDLCLIYAHTKADGRYSLSSHDIDFDDDIHCVGMNSPTLAPGTGLVPRPASKVQTNTDWKPPMDRFFLKLMLDQLGKGSKINNSFKKQAWKDMVTLFNAKFGSQYRKSFLKELYKKLLKYFTDVRSILAIKGFYWDEKEQMIVADDDVWDNYIKALPDARLYRKKPLLNYQDLNLIYGNEISNVLRSHLHQGTNSEDDILQYMMGEEREGHSVYGNGHFSFEDLDSEGQVLMIEGEESEDNQIHGNDDFSRTDWTPPMDRFLIDLMLKQLQKVNKIDYSFDDQAWMDVLVLFKERFGLQQDKDLLRRRYKSLEKQYHDTKDLLDQRGFWWDDTQQMVTAYDDIWDAYIKEHPDAESYRTKSKPNYNDLCLIYGKSKSGERLNQSGQAMGCNGDAAKYNHSYHCRTDWRPPMDRYFIDLMLEQVRNGSMVNSKFSRLAWTEMVSKFRAEFGFQHDKDVLKSRFFNLRKQFNGMKALLDESGFAWDEMQHMVTADDHLWDAHVKEHPDARSYRNRALPNFNDLYLIYGDGDIFKRESISSHTMDDDLGVNLGDETQRTISSEDDVWEACIKEHPYPIACANRILNSYNDLTKIYSNRDCDGRSSCFGRNVEKMEKMGFNMMFGDSPAMEYEISDQQKKRKPAASSTSASKRAQRIIKEEIQEPLDEKPHIVKGLVGDEEDKDCCSIERIVAALETVPGIDDELFLEASLILEDDKKAKMFVAMDVAARKKWLYRKLRR; encoded by the exons ATGACTAG GGAGGGGATGGGCAGccaaaacccaacaaacaGTGAGCGTTTAAGGACGAGTTGGACCCTACCTATGGAACGCTATTTTATTGATCTTATGTTAGATCAGGTTCATAGGGGGAATAGGATGGGCCATACATTCAATAAACAAGCTTGGAATGACATGTTGGTCATGTTTAACGCCAATTTTGGGTCTCCCTATGATGTAAATATCTTGAAAAGTCATTACACTAGTCTGTGGAAGCAATTCAACGATATAAAGAATCTTCTCGATCAGAATGGGTTTTCGTGGGATAACACTCAGCAAATGGTGATTGCTGATAGATATGCTTGGGATGCCTATGTCAAG GTTCATCCAGATGCACAGTTCTACAGGAACAAAGCTTTGATGACCTTCAATGATTTGTGTTTGATATATGCGCATACCAAGGCAGATGGAAGATACAGCCTTTCAAGTCATGATATAGATTTCGACGATGACATTCATT GTGTTGGAATGAATAGCCCTACCCTTGCCCCTGGCACTGGCCTTGTTCCTCGCCCTGCAAGTAAAGTGCAAACAAATACAGATTGGAAACCACCCATGGACCGATTTTTTCTGAAGCTTATGCTGGACCAACTGGGAAAAGGAAGTAAGATCAATAATTCATTCAAGAAACAGGCTTGGAAAGACATGGTCACATTGTTCAACGCAAAGTTTGGTTCTCAATATAggaaaagtttcttaaaagagCTTTATAAGAAACTGTTGAAGTACTTTACTGATGTCAGAAGCATTCTTGCAATTAAAGGATTTTATTGGGACGAAAAAGAACAAATGATAGTGGCTGATGATGATGTTTGGGATAATTACATCAAG GCACTTCCAGATGCACGTCTATATAGGAAGAAGCCCTTGCTGAACTATCAAGATTTGAACTTGATATATGGAAATGAAATTAGCAATGTACTTCGTAGTCATTTGCATCAAGGCACAAATTCTGAAGATGACATCTTACAGTACATGATGG GTGAAGAGAGGGAGGGCCATTCTGTTTATGGTAATGGTCATTTTTCCTTCGAGGATCTTGACAGTGAAGGCCAAGTTTTAATGATAG AAGGGGAAGAGTCAGAAGACAATCAGATCCATGGAAATGATGATTTTTCAAGGACAGATTGGACACCTCCAATGGACCGTTTTCTGATTGACCTCATGCTGAAGCAACTGCAGAAAGTGAATAAGATTGATTACTCTTTTGACGACCAAGCATGGATGGATGTGCTTGTGCTGTTCAAGGAAAGATTTGGGTTACAACAAGACAAAGATCTCTTGAGGAGGCGCTACAAAAGTTTAGAGAAGCAATACCATGATACAAAAGATCTTCTTGACCAGAGAGGGTTTTGGTGGGATGATACACAGCAAATGGTCACAGCGTATGATGACATTTGGGATGCTTATATTAAG GAACACCCAGATGCGGAATCATACAGAACCAAATCCAAGCCAAACTATAATGATTTGTGCTTGATTTATGGAAAGTCAAAATCTGGTGAAAGGCTCAACCAATCAGGTCAAGCTATGGGCTGTAATGGTGATG CAGCCAAGTATAACCATAGCTATCACTGTAGAACTGATTGGAGACCTCCAATGGATCGATATTTCATTGATCTAATGTTGGAGCAAGTTCGCAATGGAAGTATGGTTAACTCTAAATTCAGCAGACTAGCCTGGACTGAAATGGTTTCAAAGTTCAGAGCAGAATTTGGTTTCCAGCATGACAAAGATGTTTTGAAAAGtcgtttttttaatttgaggAAACAATTCAATGGCATGAAAGCTCTACTTGACGAGAGTGGGTTTGCTTGGGATGAAATGCAACATATGGTAACTGCTGATGATCATCTTTGGGATGCTCATGTCAAG GAACACCCTGATGCACGATCATACCGCAATAGAGCTCTCCCAAATTTCAATGATTTGTACTTGATATATGGAGATGGAGACATTTTTAAAAGGGAGAGTATTTCAAGTCACACTATGGATGATGATCTGGGAGTTAATCTTG GGGATGAAACTCAGCGAACAATATCTTCGGAAGATGATGTATGGGAAGCTTGTATCAAG GAGCATCCATATCCAATTGCATGTGCAAATAGAATCTTGAACAGTTATAATGATTTGACAAAAATATACAGCAACAGAGACTGTGATGGAAGATCAAGTTGTTTCGGTAGGAACGTggagaaaatggagaaaatggGATTCAATATGATGTTTGGTGATTCCCCAGCCATGGAGTATGAAATATCTGATCAGCAAAAGAAGCGAAAACCAGCAGCTTCATCCACCTCAGCTAGTAAAAGAGCCCAAAGAATCATCAAGGAGGAGATACAAGAACCCTTGGATGAGAAACCACATATAGTAAAAGGGTTGGTCGGTGATGAAGAGGACAAAGACTGCTGCTCAATAGAACGCATTGTTGCTGCACTTGAAACTGTACCTGGCATAGATGATGAGCTCTTCTTGGAAGCTTCTCTAATTCTAGAAGATGATAAGAAAGCCAAGATGTTTGTGGCAATGGATGTTGCAGCTCGAAAGAAGTGGCTATACAGAAAACTTCGCCGGTAG